A part of Vespertiliibacter pulmonis genomic DNA contains:
- a CDS encoding DNA-methyltransferase gives MNIYNDDCISFMKNMPDNSVDFTITDIPYDAVNRKSNGLRNLDKRHADILTFDLPIFLNRVYSITKNNIVIFCGKEQFSEIFSFFANKQGTVRPLVWEKSNPSPMNGQYVYLSGVEMAVWFKKKGSKAFNAYCKNTVFKHPNGRGKFHPTEKNHTLLKELILDNTNVGDIVFDPCFGSGSHLLVAKQLNRKFIGCEINKSYFDVAKNRLNFQL, from the coding sequence ATGAATATTTATAATGATGATTGTATTTCTTTTATGAAAAATATGCCTGACAACAGTGTTGATTTTACTATTACAGACATTCCTTATGATGCAGTAAATCGTAAAAGTAATGGATTAAGAAATCTTGATAAAAGACATGCAGATATATTAACTTTTGATTTGCCTATTTTTTTAAATAGAGTGTACTCCATAACAAAAAATAATATAGTTATTTTTTGTGGCAAAGAGCAATTTAGTGAAATATTTTCTTTTTTTGCCAATAAACAAGGAACTGTTAGACCTTTAGTGTGGGAGAAATCAAACCCAAGCCCTATGAATGGTCAATATGTTTATTTAAGTGGAGTAGAGATGGCTGTTTGGTTTAAGAAAAAGGGATCGAAAGCTTTTAACGCTTATTGTAAAAATACAGTTTTTAAACACCCTAACGGTAGAGGTAAGTTTCATCCAACTGAAAAAAATCATACTTTATTAAAAGAGTTGATCCTAGATAATACTAATGTAGGTGATATTGTTTTCGATCCTTGCTTTGGAAGTGGTAGTCATTTGTTGGTTGCAAAACAATTAAACAGAAAATTCATCGGATGCGAAATAAATAAATCTTATTTTGATGTAGCAAAGAATAGATTAAACTTTCAACTTTAA